Within Porites lutea chromosome 2, jaPorLute2.1, whole genome shotgun sequence, the genomic segment GTCCTGGATGCAGAGGAAAACAGAGAAGTGGAATTCAAATCTCTTCTTAATGCACACCCCTCAACACTCCCTTGGAAAATGATGGAGAAAGCAAAAAAGTTCATTTGTGCCTGTTTAAATGCTGATAGTAAAGGAATAATCTACTTCGGAGTCGGAGACTCACAAGAGCAATGTTCAAAGTTTAAACGAGGAGAAATTCTCGGACTCGATGTTGAAGAAGTCATTGATGATGTTGTTAAAGCTTTCCAATTTGTTCTTGATGATCACATTAAGAGTGATGCTGGCCCACTTCAGAAGGGAGGGGAGCAGAATTGTGTCAGAATAGAGTTTGTTCCAGTAGTAATCCAAGAAAGCCGTACAGGTCTTTATGTCATTGAAATTGAGGTGAACCGAGACTGGAAGTTTTGTAAGGACAACGTTTACTATTGCAAATCCTGGGCTGAAAAACGAGGAGTTCACAAAGATGAAGGCACATCCGCAAAGAAGGCCCTGAGCGACTTCTACAAAGTACACAAAGATCAGTATGACGACGTAGCCATTAGGACCAATGGCGCCTCAACAAACGTGAAGCAGCATGAGGTTAATCGGCAAGTGAAGGAACCTCTTATGGCGAAGTACAAGGAATGGAAGAGGGACACAAAACTTGGTTAGTGTCAAAGATTTAACGTTATCAAATTCTTTCTCTAGCCACAAGTGATATGACTTAAATCAATTACTAAATTATCTTAGAGTAACCCGTGAATGGGGAAGGAAGGTTGCCCAACTCGACCTCTAAAGAATTCTGCCTAATGATTTAAAAGTGGATGTGGACGACGTCATAACaacaaacagaaatataaaacaaagacaacaacaaaaatgacaaaaaaagtacttttcttcaaatcctggaGGATAAACCTCCTGGTGTAAAATTGTTCCCGTCAAATGGGCGAGATGATCACTATAACGCTTCTTGGTACTGCTGAGAGGACTGACTGGTCAAGGCGGTTTGTAACCTGAATGATTCTAACCGTTAATAAAAGCGTCAACGAAGTTAAAGAGCCGTTGTCGGTAGACGAGTACCGagtgtttttctattttattcaCACTCAATAAAATCTTTctgagttgttttcttttctgttataACAGGCGCTGATATGTCAGCAGAAGGTAAGTACATTCTTCGTAATTTTGTACAAAGGTTATagcgttgtttgtttttttctgtttctctgACATCCTCCGGTTTCACCGAACGAAGTACACATCTAGGTATTCGTAGCGAACCTATAAACTAATTAAGTATCTACTTCTCATGGATCAACTGTGTCCTTGTTATTGTTATCGTCAGAAGTCTTAAGTAATGTTGATACACTCTGTCTCATTCAAAATAGATCCTACCATGGAATTATTATGCATAAACCTGTTCTTTGTTTCAGATCCTATCCCAGATGATGCAGACGTCAAAAGGCTAAGTGCTTTGGTAAGAGAGAGGCTACGGGAATTGAACTTAAAAGAATTTAGGTACGTGTTAATTGCCAACAAGTTGCCCTCCCGTTACAGAGGAACGCCAGATTTGTCTTTTCTGCAAAACATCCCGTGGCTTGcagtatttgatttgtttgatACTGCGTCTAAAAAAGATGGACTGTACTACATTTGCAACGAAACAACAGATGCACTGAGAGCTAATCTGAGAAACCTCGAAGATTATGGCGAATGTCTGTCTGACTGGATATCTGGAAACGACTTCCACATATCAACCCGAGAAACGACCTGGATTTTGGGAAATGAGGAAATGCTGAAAGAAGACTGGATAAAATGTTCCAGGGACTGTTTCTATCGCGCTCTTTCTACGTATAAACGCTGTTTTCCCCTCGGACGGCTTTTATGCGTCTTTCTTGTTCTTGATGAAACCAATGTCCAGGAGATGGTCGATATGATGGAATGTTGTTTTAGTATCCTTGGAAAATTTGCAAGCAACAGCATCACTATCATGAGTGAAAACAAACATGTGTCTGAGGCCTTTATCAAAGCTTCTAAGCTGCAGAGGGAAATTATAGAATGCTCCATCCCTGGGATTCCGTGGaaattgttgaaagaagttgtcCGTGAAATGGTTGGACCAACCAAGTTTGACGAAAGAGGAGCTAAGACGGAACTCCCATATTTTACTGGTCTCAAGGAAGTTTTCAACAAAATTATTAACTCTTGGAACGATCTAGAAGTCTACAGTCCAAATCCCCGGCTGCCAAGTTTACTGGAAGAtattgagaaagaaagaaatgccTTTTACAAGGGTGCACAAGCTAGCCAAACTAATTTGTTCCACAATCATTGTATTCCAAGATCACTGGAAGACGAGACGCTTTTAAGAACTGAGCAAGCATTGAAGTCGTTGTCTAAGCCAATTAAGGACCTCACTTGTCACGTCAAGACTGTCACTGTTACCTACGAACCAGGATCTGGGGCAACTACTATGTGCAGAAGAATCCTGTGGAGCAAACGCGAGGAATACCGCTGCGCAGTAGTCAAGGCAATTACAACAAGTACTGATTTTCAAATCGAACAACTTCAGGGGATCATGtacgacgaagaaaactttaaattttcccCTCCCTGTATAGTCCTGGTCGATAACTTCCCCGAAAACGAGACAAGACGCTTAACGGAGAAGATCTTGAAAAGGCAGACTAAGTGCGTCATTCTTTCTACTTGTCCAATCGCAAAGTCTAGCGCCGACTCCGATCAAGATTTGTCCTTGCGACAACTGGACGAGAAAGAGATGAGTCGCGTGAAGAATATTTTGATCACTATTACAAGTGACAACGAGCGAAGAAGGGGCGCACAAGAGGTTCTTGAAAGAGAGAAACGATTCATTTGGTTTGGACTGGAGTTGTTTGGACGCAACTACGACAAGATTGAGGAGAGGCTTCAGAATCACATCAGGAGCACACTTGAGTTGTTGGACGATTCTAAAGACAGTCATGAAATGGTCCTAAATTTCTGTTGCTTTCTTCATTATTACAGTGATAGCCGAGCTATTCTTCCCCACCCAGTTGTCAGTGATTTTCTCTATGAAGCCAGTAATGAGTCTGAACAAGATTTCGCCTTAATGCAGCgcattcatgacatttttggAGGACTTCTCCTTGAAggatttaatgaaaaaaatggttACTTTGGATGGAGGCCGGCACACTCTCTCGTCAGTGAAGCCGTTACATCAAAACTCAACATCGAAGACACAGCTATCGCTTTACTAGACGCAACTAACAAAGGAAAAGCCTATGTAAACAAGTATTTGAAGGATGAAGTTTTTAAGGTGTTCTTGGCACGTAAGAAAATTTCCGACGCAGTTTTTCTCGAGGATAAAGGAACAGATGATGGAAGCATTGAATCTGACTTTGAGGACGAGGTACTTGGGTTTTACGAAGTTAAAACAAGGTATTCTCCTTTGGTATTGGATATCCTGAAAGCAGATGATGGTATTCAAAGAGCCCTCCGATTATTCATCACAATCTGTGAAATGGCCTTTGAACATGAAGATAAGGCTTACGCTTGGCAGCAGCTTGCACGATTCATGGGGTACGAAATGCGTGGAAATGAAATGGATGACAAGAACGAGCAACATAACCGTCTTCAAGCAGCCATGAATAAAGAACAGGACCCCAAGTTACCCATGCCTAAAACAGGTATTGAAGCAGCACATATGGCAGTTGATATTGCCATAAAGCAGCAACCCAAGAGAAGTCATCACTATGGTACCAAAGGAACTCTGTACCTTCTACAGCTAAGAGATTTCAAACCAAATGCAGAGCGACCTTCCGTTCTTGCCTCAGTGCCTAAAGTGATCGACATCTGCCGCAAAGCATTAGAAGTCTATGACATAGCACTAAGCACAACACATCAACTTGATTACTACTCGATGATTGGAAAAATTCAAGCCATCGTTTCACTTTTTGAAGTTGTCAAAGGATTGCCTTTCTTTCGCTCAGATATAGAAAGCATTACACAGTATCTGAAGAAAGGTGAAATTCCGAAAGAAATGGAAGACGTACTCactaagaaacaaaacaactacATTAAGAGTCTTAGTACCACAACACTTAGTCTTCTCAACAAAGTCTTTGGAGATGTTAAGTTCAGGCACATGACCACCTACGACGAGAACGCCATCAGAGTTTTAAATGACGCTAGAATAAGGGCGTCAAAACTACGACGAACTTTTTATGAACTAACCGGTTTTGACAGAAGTGAAATCAATGATGTGGAAGTTCCGATGCCTTCCCAATCGCTAACAAGGGATGAGATAGCTTTTTACCAACAGTTTGCCCAAGATATCTTGTTTAAGAACAGCGAAACTCCATACAGTACGTGGGTGAACATAAATGACGAACAAGCTTCCCTGATTTACAACGCGCTTAAGGTACTTTGCTCGAATGGAAAGGGAAGCCATGACGACATGTTAATCTGCTGCAAAGCATGCCTTCGTTTAAAAGAGAGGCCATCAGTAATGGAACTGGACAAAATTGTAAGCATTTGGGTTTCAAAGTGTCCGACATCAGCGTGGGCCAATCTATATAACTACATGATTCATTTTCCAGTTCCCGATAAACGCCTAGCCGCCTTCAATCATGAAGCTAACGAATCGATCAAGAAATGTAATCAGATTGTTCTGGAAAAAACGGGAAAAGGATTTCGCAAATCTAGTGCTGACTATTTCCTTGGGAAGGAAACTGGTTTGTACGCCATTGCAAACAGCCTACAGTTCCCAGCGCTGGAAACCAAAGGGGAAACTAAAACTGACTTTTGGAGAAGCAAGGAAGTGTCAGAGAAGCTGGAACGAGTACGTGGTCAAAAGGACGTCAATTCTAATGGAGTTATAACATACCAAGGAATTCAACTACGCTTTGACGAAAAACGGTATCCAAAGCAGAGCAAAGATGACTTGTGGTTTTATGTTGGATTCTCTGTCTCTGGCCCTTATGCATATGACCCAGTCGACAATGATACATACGCCATCTTGTGTTCCAGTGCCAGCGAAAGTGGAGAAAGGAAACTATTTGAATTAAAGATGAAGGCTCCAAGGAAAGCAAAAAGCTTCTCTCTTTCGTCCAAGTGCTTCAATACCCATGTCCAAAGTGCGAAGTCATCCTGGCAAAGTGTTGATAGCGTTAATGAGCCAAGTACATCAAGTCATGCTTCGTACTCGTCTGCCCTGCAACTTAAGAGCACTCCACCAGAAGAGCAGACGTCAAAACCCCCCCTCACCAGTCAGCAAAGTGGTCCCTGGAATTTAATGTGTGTTAAAAATCGAAAATTGAAGTCCGTCGAGGGCACTCGTGGTTTTGATAAGCGCACCTTCCATGCCAAATATGTTGACAAAAAAACAGGGAAGCTTCATCATGGTGCAGGGGTACTTTCCGCTGAAAAGTCAAAGGAATGCGATACTCATACAAGCGAAGGCTGGGACATCAACATTACAAGCCGCTGCCCCTTCGCTCATTCTTGGATGGGTGATACTCTTCAGTACGTGTGTTGTAAGTGCACTCGAGACGGCAAACAGATATGCAGAGAAAAGCGGAATCATGAGCAGTTTATTTGGAACTTGGGGCCTTACTACACTGAGGAAGGAACAGTCTGGAAAGAAACACCCCAAGAATGCCCGGAGAAAACGAAAAAGCCATCGAGGAAGAAACAGTCCAAATAAAGGGCTTTCAACGGTAATTGAGTATTTTATGGCGAGCATTTCTGAAAATTTAAATATCCAAACAAAAGTAAATGACCACGACATTGAAATACGTACTCATTGAATATTAGATTCGTTTACACACTGAAGACACGAAGCTTATTAGTGATCATGATTTTGTGTAACCGAAGTACCGCATTTGCTACAAGCACAATTGAAGACAGGAAGAGGCCAATGAGGGAAGGCTTCTTATAGGCAGGTTCAGTGACAGTAGCTGGCCATGAAGGAAggaaattacaatttttttcaaatggtCTGCCTTGAGCTGTCCTTGGAGGAAGAGGTTACTCGAAGGAATCGGCGTCTCACCGACAAACGGTCAGGAACTGTATGTGACCACAACGGGCCGGAACTATGTAGCATACAAACATGCAGAGAATTTCTTGGAGGTTTGTAAAGTTTAAGTGCTGCTGCGTTGTGGTATTGGACTTGATATCGATCAGATCTGCAACTTATTGCACTTTGTTGCCAGCAGACGAAGTTGCCCCACTGAATCCAAAGTATCAACTCACTATTTGACACTGACGTTGGGATAATCAGCTTGTGGACAACAGTCTTTCAAATCTGTTTGCCATGTCGATGCGGGGCTTTTGGCTGATGATATAATGTATCTGGTAAGTCGTGGAAGGCCCTACATCCGCCGTAAAGAAAGTTGTCGTTGGCTGCAGGGCAGGACGTTAAGATTTCAAGCCAACGTTTCAcgcgtttttgtttttttttgcattcaCCCTAAATGTGCAAAATAGTTTTGCCCTCAAATTggttttttgaattttgaaactaTCTTGCCTTTTGAAATCAAAGAAATCACTGCATTCAGTTGCCCTGCTGCATTTTATTCCAAGTTATAAGAAATTTTTATCAGCTCTTTCGTCGTTGACTCAGCCGTGTAATGTCCAATTTTTACTCTGTCGGCCTAAGTGCTAGAAtattatcacttttttcaattttaaatacCTCAGAACAAAAGGCAATTGGACGGCTTGTCCCAGATTCTGCAAGATTCCTTAATATTCAAACAAAGTTTCTTAGAGACGTCAGCCCCGTGTTTATTTTTCTAAAGATAAACCTTGACTCTAGATATGTGCTCATTTTAgcatgatgatgatgttaagTATTGCAAACTATATTTCACGGTCGTTTTGTCGCACTGACCAGTCAAacataaatattatattttatcgtattccattgttttgaatatatttttaaatattttctaattcctttcagtatttttacaatcaactctctctaagatgggCACCCGGTGTTGGACTCTGccgtttttcagtcattttactgtaactatactctctataagacggacacctctttGAGACGGACGACAGACACTTTTGAAACCGTTAACAGACATTTGAGAGGTGATTTATGTCTAGTGAAAAATACCTCAAAACGGAAATGTAGGTGCTCTACATGacagtaaattgtaaaatttttattgtttcatttgTATTCTTGCTCCAGTTCCCAGGTTATATACTGTTACGCTTTTACCACGAACGGCTGTGAACATTTGCTTTATGAATCATGAACGTTTGATTGCACAATGAGAAGTTGATTCCACAGTTTCCCAGTTTAGTATTCCAGTTTTAGCTGTTCGGAGAAGTTAAACCGACATCGTTTCATCGCGAGTGGGTTCAGCGTTAATTTCTCACAATTACTGTTGTCACGTTACCTCGACTATATATCTATAAGCCAGACgcctctctaagacagacagtCAGGGCCGGCCCCGAAGGTGTCCCTCTTATAGAGAATTGACTGTATTATCTATCAGTAGGAGGTCCTTCCATTCGAAGTAAACGAATTGAACTTCCTTCCTGTTGCTACCACTGCGCACGTATTCCGTGCCTGCTTTGTAACCACGTGTTTTTGAAACCTGATTCCTTGTAAGTTTGTCATTTTGGAAGCGTCTGCTTGTACAACTTAAAACAGTCGGTAAGTTTTCTTGTATTTCGGACGTTTACTCCCGAATTCATTGTAAGCTTATATTTTGGTTTTAGAAAACCTCAACTCGTGCGTTGGATATACggtatttatttcatttgcaCCTAATTGAACTTCACTGTAAATTGGACTTCACACAGTTGATTTGGATCTGGATCTATTCGAAACGTGGAAGTTTATCTTTTATAGAATAAAGATACGGTTTTTGCATGCGGAGTTCGAGTGTTCGGCTTATCTTCGCAACACTTCTTATCTTAATTCTTATTTAACGGATGTTAATAGATAAATGTTAACACGAATGACTCTTCGCTAACTTCGACTGCTCATCATGTGCTGTTTATGTCCTTGTCCTCTCTCTTCTGCCTCGCTTCTATTCTGATATTTGGATCGGCTGTGAAATTCGTGACTGCCACCCGTGCCAACTTAAAGAGTTTTCGAATGGATcctaaagagagaaaaaaagtgcTAACCAAGGTATAGTTCTTCGAAGACTGACTTAGCGCTAATCGGggattaaattttaatccgggcctcttttttttgttcaaaagcttttcctcggataattttctctattcctTACAAAGCATCCAACCATCAAATAGCAGACAATAAGAATTCAGCTGAATTTGCTTTTAACCTTCAATATCTGAATTCCAATTTCACATTAACTCTATGTtatcttaacctagctttgaacaAAAAAcgcctgtgtgggaggctaaACTGCACCCGgcctagaaagaaaagaaaaaaaaaacttgtgcTCTCCCGTTTCTTTTCGCGTCCTCGCATTAGGAAAAGACAATTGGACTTTTTctttgggggagggggtggggtggggttgGGGTTACGGGTGATTTCCAAAAAATATATCCTGcacaccgaaaaaaaaaatctttcgtgGAGTACAAACCTGGAAATAAAAATCTTACACCAATGTATATCAAGGAAAAAATTCTTTCACTAAAGGTTTGGGAAAAAATTCTTACCCAAACCAAATCACGCATATCCCCCTTCAAAAGCCGAATTAATGGTCGTCTCCTTGACAGTCTTCGCTCGCCCTGATACAAACACAACTAAGACCTAAATGGACGATTTCCTTGCTAACTACTTTCATGTTACATGAAATCTAACAATAACACTGTTTTCTGTAGTAAGTCTGTGAGCAGGCAACATTTGAAGGAGTTTTAAATGCTTAAAAGGCGTCAAAGAGTaagtgacatttttgcaaatgtTTACTAAGTTGCGTACAAAACTGCGATGCTCTCGCAATTGTTAAAACTTTCTACCGCAGtttaaatatatgaaaatttaACTTTATATATTCACTTTCATCCTAAGCGAAAACTGTTACCAGGAAATAAGCATATGCAACCACAAAGGTGGTAACAGCAGCAATGATGCACGTGCATGTCAAGTTTTCTGGTAAATTTCATTGATGTCTTTGCACAAACTACCACGTGAAAAGAGAGGAGGGGCTTGAACTTTTTCCCCCTGAAAAAGGGGGAGGGCGTATTAgagagggggggtggggtgttTAACGGGGGATGTACCACACTGTGAGTATTATTTATACCTTTGTTTGTCAATGCTTGGGCCTGCTGCCATAGATTCTTTCTTCCTACAATAAAGAGTCAAAGTTAACTTTAATATAAATCATTTTGTAGTGCGTTAACAGTACCAGAGTTGGCGAAAAAAAGGCACGACGTTTGTCACCCAAACAGTGAGCGTGCGCGCGTTAAAACATTCTATGCAATTTCTTGTGAGTGTGAATTAAGTCTGACTGGTGTTCAAAAACTAAAAGGGTAGCGTAGTTGGAGGTTATGCTTGGCCGCTCGTTCTAGCTAGCTAGCTTTCTCTTTGAATGATTGTTTTAGGAAAGTGACTTTCTTTTACCCTATATACTAAGGCTAAGTTTATACTGCAGGGACACCCAACTTCGGTTTCCTCCAAAATgcgttgaaaacacttttaggctatccagagtacttttggatctctagaaatgcattctaagcggcgctaccaaatttttaaaagtcttttcgaaattaccaggGCTTCATAATATTTTTCCAAACTGAATTTtaggtgcaatttaacgttttaccaaagtgagaatttttttgattcctctctccatcagattttagaatccgaaaattttaggtttcctttttctacgaaaaatagtgTATGCTGAGTTGCacaatatgaaaaattaaacctcagaaaatcgtaggaaatttattacataagcttcgaaaattgtacatgaatggaacgttcatctacaaatttttagccgtcctcaagaaaaagaaaattctaggcaatatttgcttctccgaacagatattttacagaaaacagtctttTGGTGCCCCTGATACTATACTATGGTGTGAACACCTGtgcttctccttttttattaGAGATCGACTCGCTCCGTTAAAGAAATTGCACTGAAATCACTGTTCTTGTGTgtaaacagaagccctatccggtactGTTTTCGTACCGGCGAAAAAGCCATCCGGTATAAGCAACATAGCCTAatatatagagtgttttcacatgacgtcactgcggccatattggtgtcccaaaacaatgaaacggcggccatgttggtgtcccaaaccaatcctctggaagttgaactcttttcttatgcaaacgctttcttttgttccaataaatttgcatataatGTAGGTATAGTGTTTGCAAGCGTCCTCACCTCTCTCAGCTCACCAATGTAGTATTTTGCGAGAATCTTTAAGGCTTCTGCTGAGTGACCAATGTCTTGGAATACCGTGGTCGCATCCAAACCTTGAGAAAGGGTGAAAAGACGTTTGTCCTTCGTGAGGCAGTGGAAGTTAACAATTGGGTTCAATTAGTCCCAGAATTAAGAGCAGGAGAAGAAAAGACTGAATGGATTGCAACTTGAAAAAATTAGGTTCACTTTTATAAAATTTCCGTCGAGAGGAAATTCaaaatcatatttatttatatttgacCTACTTTGCTACCCTTCCAGGACTATTTGACCCAAAAGCTGAGCTAcccttgaagaaattcatcaggctaGTGAAGTTAATATCGATTGAAATGTTCCCAAAACATATAGCCAGTCTTAATGTTCTCAAAATATAGCCAGTCTTAACACCTTCAGAAGCCTATTTAAGGCTTCTGACACTTAATGTTTCTTAATGTTTtccaagttttgataaagatggctgacattcatcgaaactgtcagcatcattaagacgttaagactgactatgttttgagaacatttaaatcGATGCTAAGCTACCCTCTTAGAGTGAAAGGAGTAGTTTGTGTCAAACAAAGAATGACAAGAATTGtcttatttgtatttttataaaACCTATGAAAAGAATGACGTGACAAGACGCCGCTGTTTCATTAAAGTTGAGTTTTATTGCATGAAATTTAAACCTGAAGAtcattaatttataaaataGCGCGAAAAGTTATCTGTCTGTGAGTCCGTGGCCTCGAACTGAGCAAGTCTTCAATGCAGCCCAGCGTTATCCAAACAATCGTGTGACGTTCTTTCATGTGCATATGAATTGGATTACACTACACCGCTCTTAATGTCTGACTAACCTGCGTGTTCTAGCATGATTTCTTTTCCACCAGGATGCTAAAAaagatatataaaaaaaaaatgtcttctaAAGCTATTTACTTTGGCGACAGATGTGAAAAGTGCTATCAGTAACTACAGCGGGCAGTCTCAGTGTTTCGTTAGTCTCTTTCTTTGACACtctgggggtgggggagggggcagcTGTCAAAGACGGACCGTTTGAGCATGCTTTAAAAATGTAAGCTTAGAGTGGGTTGACTGCAATTTCAGCAATTTCATTATACGGAATATACAGGGAATATCATGCAGTTAAGAGAACACCTAGGACTATTCTCGatccctggggacgaggctgggAACTTTAAATTCAAACCTCGAATGTTTTGTTACAATCACAGGAACTGAGTTTGCTTCGTCGTTGCGATTATTGATCGTCTTTTGTATATTAACTAAACATTAACTTTTCTGTAGGATGAAGCGGCTACTCGAAGATCGACCAGTTTAACATTTCATACCTCCCCAACAAAGTCAGTCATATCGTAAACTCCGTCTTTTATT encodes:
- the LOC140925689 gene encoding uncharacterized protein, producing MKSEEELKNALIKDLGLRFGQAFKFSRHWFNKYHKQTAGTSTTGGSREEKVDETETTPIAAYDRFARDEQIEREIGIDECSVEAETCCQEFEVSLPADQKAQDLTHDHAEQYQEDLQASEGTLVSSVSEHKYLAENREDTSTSRKRETDNNQDARHELTEGAADQGDQSTSVDTVSECHKQTIEVFVAGSQDDVRPKSSTNSVCDDLEAEKKDATHKKVPDPSKGSGHLDADDEVTNWDEINQTNQINGKCKKESHISLDKKSLSSSDFDCCSNENARKCEDAQDKPACDDTSRLDSMSDLNNNPSVQITALELVASTSQPLSERKDRSVPEKEQNGGKVSGKNKEESCGTTFDKQVTLVAKSEETRKAVSALASKCKTRMFGIKGKDHAYQKGSVLDAEENREVEFKSLLNAHPSTLPWKMMEKAKKFICACLNADSKGIIYFGVGDSQEQCSKFKRGEILGLDVEEVIDDVVKAFQFVLDDHIKSDAGPLQKGGEQNCVRIEFVPVVIQESRTGLYVIEIEVNRDWKFCKDNVYYCKSWAEKRGVHKDEGTSAKKALSDFYKVHKDQYDDVAIRTNGASTNVKQHEVNRQVKEPLMAKYKEWKRDTKLGADMSAEDPIPDDADVKRLSALVRERLRELNLKEFRYVLIANKLPSRYRGTPDLSFLQNIPWLAVFDLFDTASKKDGLYYICNETTDALRANLRNLEDYGECLSDWISGNDFHISTRETTWILGNEEMLKEDWIKCSRDCFYRALSTYKRCFPLGRLLCVFLVLDETNVQEMVDMMECCFSILGKFASNSITIMSENKHVSEAFIKASKLQREIIECSIPGIPWKLLKEVVREMVGPTKFDERGAKTELPYFTGLKEVFNKIINSWNDLEVYSPNPRLPSLLEDIEKERNAFYKGAQASQTNLFHNHCIPRSLEDETLLRTEQALKSLSKPIKDLTCHVKTVTVTYEPGSGATTMCRRILWSKREEYRCAVVKAITTSTDFQIEQLQGIMYDEENFKFSPPCIVLVDNFPENETRRLTEKILKRQTKCVILSTCPIAKSSADSDQDLSLRQLDEKEMSRVKNILITITSDNERRRGAQEVLEREKRFIWFGLELFGRNYDKIEERLQNHIRSTLELLDDSKDSHEMVLNFCCFLHYYSDSRAILPHPVVSDFLYEASNESEQDFALMQRIHDIFGGLLLEGFNEKNGYFGWRPAHSLVSEAVTSKLNIEDTAIALLDATNKGKAYVNKYLKDEVFKVFLARKKISDAVFLEDKGTDDGSIESDFEDEVLGFYEVKTRYSPLVLDILKADDGIQRALRLFITICEMAFEHEDKAYAWQQLARFMGYEMRGNEMDDKNEQHNRLQAAMNKEQDPKLPMPKTGIEAAHMAVDIAIKQQPKRSHHYGTKGTLYLLQLRDFKPNAERPSVLASVPKVIDICRKALEVYDIALSTTHQLDYYSMIGKIQAIVSLFEVVKGLPFFRSDIESITQYLKKGEIPKEMEDVLTKKQNNYIKSLSTTTLSLLNKVFGDVKFRHMTTYDENAIRVLNDARIRASKLRRTFYELTGFDRSEINDVEVPMPSQSLTRDEIAFYQQFAQDILFKNSETPYSTWVNINDEQASLIYNALKVLCSNGKGSHDDMLICCKACLRLKERPSVMELDKIVSIWVSKCPTSAWANLYNYMIHFPVPDKRLAAFNHEANESIKKCNQIVLEKTGKGFRKSSADYFLGKETGLYAIANSLQFPALETKGETKTDFWRSKEVSEKLERVRGQKDVNSNGVITYQGIQLRFDEKRYPKQSKDDLWFYVGFSVSGPYAYDPVDNDTYAILCSSASESGERKLFELKMKAPRKAKSFSLSSKCFNTHVQSAKSSWQSVDSVNEPSTSSHASYSSALQLKSTPPEEQTSKPPLTSQQSGPWNLMCVKNRKLKSVEGTRGFDKRTFHAKYVDKKTGKLHHGAGVLSAEKSKECDTHTSEGWDINITSRCPFAHSWMGDTLQYVCCKCTRDGKQICREKRNHEQFIWNLGPYYTEEGTVWKETPQECPEKTKKPSRKKQSK
- the LOC140925690 gene encoding cytochrome b5-like: MLQIVSSFVEILTKEDRTRTTFVKGKEILSEQKEAMNPKEAKVFSLEEVSFHADQTSCWIVIKDGVYDMTDFVGEHPGGKEIMLEHAGLDATTVFQDIGHSAEALKILAKYYIGELREEERIYGSRPKH